The Geitlerinema sp. PCC 9228 genome contains the following window.
AAAGAAATCCTCAACTGGCAACCCCAATACGCCGACTTGCAAAGCATTATCGCCCACGCCTGGCAGTGGCATCAAAAACGCCACAGCGCGCTGGCTGCTTCCACTGGCAAAACCTAGGTTCCCTTCGTACAACTATATTAGAGCATACTTATGTCCGGCAAAATCCCCATTTCTGTTCTCATTCCCGCCAAAAACGAACAAGCTAACTTACCAGCTTGTTTGAACAGTTTAGAACCGGCTGACGAAATTTTCTTGGTCGATTCCCAAAGCAGCGATCGCACGGTGGAAATTGCCGAAAGCTACGGCGCTCAGGTAGTCCAATTCCACTTTAACGGTTACTGGCCGAAAAAGAAAAACTGGTCCCTAGAAAATTTGCCCTTTCGTAACGAATGGGTTCTCATTGTAGACTGCGACGAACGCATCACGCCAGATTTATGGGAGGAAATGGCCGAGGCTATTCAAAATAGCGAATACAACGGTTACTACCTCAACCGCCGGGTCTTTTTCTTAGGCAAATGGATTCGCTATGGCGGCAAATATCCCGATTGGAACTTGCGGCTGTTTCGCCACCGCCTGGGTCGCTATGAAAATTTAGGTACGGAAGGGGTTCCCAATACCGGCGACAACGAAGTCCACGAACACGTGGTGTTGCCGGCGCAGGTAGGTTATCTCAAAAACGATATGATCCACGAAGATTTTCGGGATATTTACCACTGGATCGAACGCCACAACCGCTACTCTAATTGGGAAGCTAGGGTGTACTACAATTTGCTGTCGGGAAAACAGCAAAGCGATAGCATTGGCGCTGATTTTTTCGGAGATGCGGTCCAACGCAAGCGATTCCTCAAACTGATTTGGGTACGTTTGCCTGGGAAACCTTTACTACGTTTCATTTGGTTTTATATTATTAAATTGGGGCTTTTAGATGGCAGGGCTGGGTTGATTTACGCACGATTGCTCAGCCAGTACGAATACCAAATTGGCGTAAAACTATACGAACTGCGTCGTTTTGGCGGACAGCTGAATGTGGCAGTCGGCGACGAGAAAACCACAGCCACCCAGAAAGAACCCAGCCAATAAAGGCAAAATTCCCTCCAAACCAAGTACAAATGGCGAAAATTGTGAGTACAAATTTCGATCGAATCTCTCAAGCGGACATCGACACCACATCCCCCGCCAAAGTCGATTTAAGCCAGTACGACCAATCTTGGTACGACCGCGGACGTCCGGCTTGGTTGGTTTTTTGGTGGTGGTTGGTTCAAGCGATCGCATTTCCCCTGAGTCCCCACCCGTGGAACGGCTTTCGTAGCTGGTTGCTGCGGCGATTTGGCGCTAAAATTGGCAAGCAAACCGTTATTCGACCCACCGTTCGAGTAACCTATCCCTGGAAAGTCAAACTTGGGGACTACAGCTGGTTGGGAGATGATGTGGTTCTGTACAGCTTGGACCACATTTCCATCGGCGACCATTGCGTTATTTCCCAAGAATCTTACTTGTGTACCGGCAGCCACGATTTGAGCGATCGCTATTTCCATCTGATGGTCGCTCCCATTACCATAGGCAACGGCGTGTGGGTGGCTAGCGATTGTTTTGTGGGACCAGGGGTGCAAATTGGATCCAATACCACCATTGGGGCGCGCAGCAGCGTATTTAAAAACATTCCCGCCGGTTACGTTGCTTGGGGAACCCCTTGCAAACCCATGTATCCGCGTCCGTTTCGCGAAGCATCGCCAGGTTCGCCAACAGAAAACGGCAGCCAGCCATCCTGAAACGCTGCCATGAACTATTGTACGATGGAAGCCATCGGGGTGCGATCCGATTTTCCACTCCCAATTCCCCTGCGCATACGGATATCCGAATCTCCAAGTAGGGGCAATCCCGGCCACGCAAATGCGGCGCGATCGCCCAAAATTTAAAGTACGTGAAGTTACGCTGGGGAGAATATGACTGTCCTAGAACAAGGCAACATAAACATTCATACCGAGAATATATTTCCCATTATCAAGAAGTCCCTATATTCCAGCCACGAAATCTTCTTGCGGGAATTAATCTCCAACGCCGTAGACGCCATCTCCAAAGTCAAGATGGTATCTTATTCGGAAGACGTAAACGGAGAAGTGGGGGACGGCGAAATCCAAATTTCTATTGACAAAGAAAATAATACCCTTTCCGTCACCGACGATGGCATCGGCATGACCGCCGAAGAGGTAAAAAAATACATCAACCAAGTGGCTTTTTCCAGCGCCGAAGAATTCATTCAAAAATACCAAGCCGGTTCGGACCAACAAATCATCGGTCACTTTGGCTTGGGATTTTATTCTTCCTTCATGGTAGCCGATCGCGTCGAAATTGATACCCTATCCTACCGACCCGATGCCCAAGCCGTCCACTGGGTTTGCGACGGGTCTCCCGCTTTCACCCTAGAAGACTCTTCTCGAACCCAACGGGGAACTACCATCACCCTGCATTTACAGGAAGAAGAAAAAGAATATTTAGAACCAGAACGCATCAAGCAACTGGTAAAAAAATACTGTGACTTCATGCCAATTGCCATCAAACTCGATGGCGAACAAATCAACCGGCAAAAAGCCTTATGGCGGCAATCTCCCAAAGATTTAAGCAATGAAGACTATCTAGAATTTTATCGCTACCTGTATCCCTATCAAGAAGAACCCCTGTTGTGGGTTCACCTCAACACCGACTATCCCTTCCTGCTAAACGGCATTCTCTACTTCCCCAAACTGCGACCCGACATCGACGTTACCAAAAGCCAAATTAAACTGTTCTGCAATCAAGTCTACGTCAGCGATCGCACTGAAGACATCATTCCCAACTTCCTACTTCCCATGCGAGGGGTTATTGACAGTCCCGACATTCCCCTCAATGTCTCCCGTACTTCCCTACAAACCGACCGCACAGTTCGCCGTATTAGCGATTTTATCGCCAAAAAAGTCGCCGATCGCCTCAAATCTCTCTATCGAGAAAACCGGCAAAAATACATCGACTGCTGGCAAGACATCGGTACTTTCGTCAAATTCGGCTGCATCAACGACGAGAAATTCAAAAACCAAGTTCAAGATATTATCATCTTCAAAACAACCGCCGACTTGGGTTCGCCAGAACAACCGGAAGTTCAGGTACAATCGGAATCGGGAGATGCCTGGCAAGAAGCCAACCAATCTACCTCTAATACAGGAGACTCCTACACCACCCTGCAAGAATATCTAGACCGCAACCAAGACCGCCACGAAAATCAAGTTTTCTACTGCAGCGACCCAGTAACCCAAGCCAGTTTCGTGGAACTGCATAAAAGTCAGGGTTTGGAAGTCCTGTACATGGATTCGTTCATTGACCCCCACTTTATTTCCTTTTTAGAGAAGGAATACCAAGATGTGAAATTCTCCCGTGTAGACGCGGAAATCGACGACAAACTCATCGACAAAGACCAAGATTCGGAAATTGTCGATGCCAGCAGCCAGAAAACCCGCAACGAACAACTCAAAGAACTGTTCCAAAACGCCATCAACCAGCCGCAGCTGCAAATTCGCACAGAAGCCGTCAAAGGCGAAGACCCCAATAGTACCCCGCCGGTGATGATTCTGCTGCCGGAATCCATGCGTCGCCTGCGGGATATGAGTGCTATGATGGGTCAGGATATTTCCCAGCTTCCCGACAATCACATTCTCCTGGTGAATACTTCCCATCCGTTGATTAAGAATTTAGCTGAGTTAAGCCAAAGTTCTATTATCCAAGGTGGCGGTAGTTCTCCCTCGAAAGAACTGGCGAATATGTTATGCCAGCATCTGTACGATTTGGCGTTAATGTCGCAAAAAGGGGTTGATGCTGAAGGTATGAAATCTTTTGTGGAACGTTCCAACCAGGTGTTGACTCGCTTGACAGAAAAAGCTAATGGCTAGCTAGTTGCGTTCCTGCATGGGGGTGTGGGAGGAATGAAGTTCTCCCTACTTTCCCCATTTCTCCTATTTTTTTCTAGGCAAAATAAAATACTTGGCGATCGATATCACTTACCAGCACCACCAGGATTTTATCAAGCTCCTCCAGAAACAGCCAGTTGCCAGCAGCAGTGGCACTCCAACACCACCTTTTCCACCTTCAGCCATTTCAGGTATCATCAAACCGAACTTACTATCAATTGGAAAAAACAGTCTTGTTCCATCGCCAAATTCGTTGGATGGTCGCTGCGGTTTTATTTTTGTTGGCCTTGGGGATTGTTCTGCGTTTTGCCAACATCGAGGCAAAAACCTATTGGGTAGACGAAGCCTATACCCTGCTGCGGGTGGCTGGCTATACCGAAGCCGGCGTTATCGAAAAAACATTTAACGGTGAAATCCTCAGGGTTGCCGATTTGCAAAAGTATCAGTTTCCCAATGGCAACACCAGTTTTGCCGATACCTGGCGATCGCTTGCTGTGGAATCTCCCCAACATCCCCCTTTATTTTACCTAATGGCGCGGGCTTGGTTGCAAATCGGTTTTGATTCTGTCAGGAGTTTGTCAGCGGTTCTCAGTTTGCTAGTATTCCCCGGCATGGCATGGCTGGGATGGGAATTGTTTCGGTCGCGATGGGTAGCCATGGTGGGAATGGCTTTGCTGGCCATTTCACCGTTTCATTTATTATACGCCCAACAAGCGAAGGAATACAGTTTGTGGACGGGATTGCTTTTGCTAACCCATGCGGCGTTTTTGCGTGCTTTGCGAATTCCCCGCTGGCGAAATTGGGGAATTTATACGGGATTGCTGGCGGTGAGTTTCTATACGTTTCCGTTTTCGGGATTCATGGCGATCGCGTATGCAATATTTATTTTCCTACAAGCCACGCCCAAAAAACAAATCATCCGTTATTTTAGCACAACGGTCCTCGCGATCGCATTATTTTCCCCTTGGATAGAAATCACCTTCCACCATTTCCAGCAGGTAAAGCCAACCCTAGCGTGGACCTCCCAAGATTCTAATATTACCTTTCTCCTGGACCGTTGGTTTCTCAACCTCAGCCGATTCTTTTACGACTTTAACGAAGGATACGAAAATTCCCACCTTTCCATTATTTTATTGCTTTTGGTGGTTTTCTATTCCCTTTATTTTCTCTACCGCCACAGCAGCAATCCAACTTGGCAATTTGTCTTTTTAGGAATTGCCCTGGGGGGATTGCCACTCATGATTCTCGATATCTTATCTGGTGGTCTGCGTTCCGTGCAACCTCGTTATTTACTACCTGCCTACCTTGGTTTTCAAATTTCCGTTAGTTACCTGCTAGCCACCCAACTGCAAACCACACTTTCCCATCAAAAACATCGCGGTCGTTGGTTCGCGATCGCGCTTGCATTTACCCTCAGCGGCGTAGGTTCTTGTTTGGCCATTGTACCAGCGGAGTTTTGGTGGAACCAAGGACCAATCAAAAGCAAATACAATCCCGAAATTGCCGAAATTGTCAACCAAGCCAGCCATCCCCTCCTCATTGCTGACGATTCCACCCGCCTCAGCGATAGTTTCGCCTGTCGTATCTTGGCACTAAGTCACTCACTGCGACCCAACATACATTTGTTGCTACTCCGCCAACCCAATTTCCCGCCCCTACCGACAACAAAGTTCGATAATCTATTTATATTCTCTCCCGCACCTTGGTTGTCGCAAGCCGCCAAAGACCGACCCAACTTGACCTTGCAAACAATTTTCCACCAGCGTCGCTTTCATCTGCTGCAAGTACAAACCGTTTCCCAACCGTAATCTTGTGTTCCCATCCCATAGCCTGTATGTTGGGGACGGCTGTTGTTAGAATTCCTGAAAAATTATGAGAAATTGGCGCTTGCTGGGCAAAATCTGCATAGCAACCCTCTTGCTAGCTTTGGTTTGGTCTACTCCCGTACAAGCTAGCAACTTACCCACCCACAGCGAACTGCGAACCACTCTCAAAGAAGTTGTCAACGAAGATAACGGTGGTTTGGGATTGAACATGTGGGCAACGGTAGTTGACCGCGATGGTACCGTTCAAGCAGTTGTGTATACAGGAACCAACCGCGGCGACCAATGGCCGGGAAGTCGGGTCATTGCCGCCCAAAAAGCCAATACTGCCAATGCTTTTAGTTTACCAGCGCTGGCGCTTTCCACGGCCAATTTATTTTCCGCGGTACAACCAGGAGAAACGCTGTTTGGTTTGCAATTTAGCAATCCAGTAAACCCCAATGTCGCCTATGCTGGTCCTGTGGAAAACATTGGTACGGCCAACGACCCCATGGTTGGTAAAAGAATTGGTGGTGTAAATGTATTTGGCGGCGGTTTGCCTTTATATGACTCAGAAGGCACCTTATTAGGGGCCTTGGGAGTCAGTGGCGATTATTCTTGCGCGGACCATATTATTGCTTGGAAGGTTCGCTACAATTTGAATTTGGATAACGTTCCCAAAGGGGTTAGTTCCACCAAAGATGATAATATTGTGTACGATATTGCCATCGATAGCGAGACGGGTCAGAAAGACAGCGCTAGCGGTTGGGGACACCCAGAATGCGCGCCGGGAACCACCAAAATTGGTGAAAAATTGCCGAAAACCTATCCTACTGGTCCCGAGTCATAGTCAAACTATCTCATTTGGTGAGGTAGGCTGCGGCTAGTTAGAGTAACAAAGATTTTTTGTCTCCCCTAATGT
Protein-coding sequences here:
- a CDS encoding glycosyltransferase family 2 protein → MSGKIPISVLIPAKNEQANLPACLNSLEPADEIFLVDSQSSDRTVEIAESYGAQVVQFHFNGYWPKKKNWSLENLPFRNEWVLIVDCDERITPDLWEEMAEAIQNSEYNGYYLNRRVFFLGKWIRYGGKYPDWNLRLFRHRLGRYENLGTEGVPNTGDNEVHEHVVLPAQVGYLKNDMIHEDFRDIYHWIERHNRYSNWEARVYYNLLSGKQQSDSIGADFFGDAVQRKRFLKLIWVRLPGKPLLRFIWFYIIKLGLLDGRAGLIYARLLSQYEYQIGVKLYELRRFGGQLNVAVGDEKTTATQKEPSQ
- the hpsU gene encoding hormogonium polysaccharide biosynthesis acetyltransferase HpsU, with the translated sequence MAKIVSTNFDRISQADIDTTSPAKVDLSQYDQSWYDRGRPAWLVFWWWLVQAIAFPLSPHPWNGFRSWLLRRFGAKIGKQTVIRPTVRVTYPWKVKLGDYSWLGDDVVLYSLDHISIGDHCVISQESYLCTGSHDLSDRYFHLMVAPITIGNGVWVASDCFVGPGVQIGSNTTIGARSSVFKNIPAGYVAWGTPCKPMYPRPFREASPGSPTENGSQPS
- the htpG gene encoding molecular chaperone HtpG, giving the protein MTVLEQGNINIHTENIFPIIKKSLYSSHEIFLRELISNAVDAISKVKMVSYSEDVNGEVGDGEIQISIDKENNTLSVTDDGIGMTAEEVKKYINQVAFSSAEEFIQKYQAGSDQQIIGHFGLGFYSSFMVADRVEIDTLSYRPDAQAVHWVCDGSPAFTLEDSSRTQRGTTITLHLQEEEKEYLEPERIKQLVKKYCDFMPIAIKLDGEQINRQKALWRQSPKDLSNEDYLEFYRYLYPYQEEPLLWVHLNTDYPFLLNGILYFPKLRPDIDVTKSQIKLFCNQVYVSDRTEDIIPNFLLPMRGVIDSPDIPLNVSRTSLQTDRTVRRISDFIAKKVADRLKSLYRENRQKYIDCWQDIGTFVKFGCINDEKFKNQVQDIIIFKTTADLGSPEQPEVQVQSESGDAWQEANQSTSNTGDSYTTLQEYLDRNQDRHENQVFYCSDPVTQASFVELHKSQGLEVLYMDSFIDPHFISFLEKEYQDVKFSRVDAEIDDKLIDKDQDSEIVDASSQKTRNEQLKELFQNAINQPQLQIRTEAVKGEDPNSTPPVMILLPESMRRLRDMSAMMGQDISQLPDNHILLVNTSHPLIKNLAELSQSSIIQGGGSSPSKELANMLCQHLYDLALMSQKGVDAEGMKSFVERSNQVLTRLTEKANG
- a CDS encoding glycosyltransferase family 39 protein gives rise to the protein MFHRQIRWMVAAVLFLLALGIVLRFANIEAKTYWVDEAYTLLRVAGYTEAGVIEKTFNGEILRVADLQKYQFPNGNTSFADTWRSLAVESPQHPPLFYLMARAWLQIGFDSVRSLSAVLSLLVFPGMAWLGWELFRSRWVAMVGMALLAISPFHLLYAQQAKEYSLWTGLLLLTHAAFLRALRIPRWRNWGIYTGLLAVSFYTFPFSGFMAIAYAIFIFLQATPKKQIIRYFSTTVLAIALFSPWIEITFHHFQQVKPTLAWTSQDSNITFLLDRWFLNLSRFFYDFNEGYENSHLSIILLLLVVFYSLYFLYRHSSNPTWQFVFLGIALGGLPLMILDILSGGLRSVQPRYLLPAYLGFQISVSYLLATQLQTTLSHQKHRGRWFAIALAFTLSGVGSCLAIVPAEFWWNQGPIKSKYNPEIAEIVNQASHPLLIADDSTRLSDSFACRILALSHSLRPNIHLLLLRQPNFPPLPTTKFDNLFIFSPAPWLSQAAKDRPNLTLQTIFHQRRFHLLQVQTVSQP
- a CDS encoding heme-binding protein — its product is MRNWRLLGKICIATLLLALVWSTPVQASNLPTHSELRTTLKEVVNEDNGGLGLNMWATVVDRDGTVQAVVYTGTNRGDQWPGSRVIAAQKANTANAFSLPALALSTANLFSAVQPGETLFGLQFSNPVNPNVAYAGPVENIGTANDPMVGKRIGGVNVFGGGLPLYDSEGTLLGALGVSGDYSCADHIIAWKVRYNLNLDNVPKGVSSTKDDNIVYDIAIDSETGQKDSASGWGHPECAPGTTKIGEKLPKTYPTGPES